DNA from Leptospira mayottensis 200901116:
TAAAACTGGAACGTATCTTTCAAGAACCGCGTTTTAAAAAATTGATTCCAGCCGAGGATACGACTTTCGTAGTCCAAAATCGAAATCATTAAGTTTATTGAATATAGCTGATAAGAAACGGGGTTTTTAGTCGGGAAACAAAAAGCCTCAAATACACGGTGTAAGCGTGCTCAAAGAATCGATTTTTTCGTATCGATCGGAAAAGCGCACGGGGCAACACATTTCCGTTAGGCGCCTTGATTTTAGCCAGAAGCCAAATAAAACGAAGCAAATCCGAAAGAAAAATTCAGAACAATTCCCAAAAGAATCCAAAAAAGAGAAAAAGTCAGGAATAAATACTGTCTTTGGAAAGTCTTGAAAACAAATATTCCTAAAAATGCGTAAAACAAAGGCCCACCTACAATTATTCCCCAAACGAAAAATTTTAAAGGTTGGAGATGTTCAAAGGTTAAAGAAAACAACTTTGCCCAGATTAGCGTCGTTGCAAGATGTAGAAACGGCCATACCAATGCAAAAATCATAAGCATAACAAATGTTTTCTTTTTCATTCCCACCGGAATTTTAAGGACACCGTAAATAAATAGGATAAAACCGATGCAACAAAAAAGAATGGTGATTGGTATAAGTATGTTTTCCACAGAGCTTTTTTACGATCCGCCATACCAATTTTAAATGTCAATCTATAAGCGATGATATTTCAATTTTTATGGTTTCACTGTTTCGATTTCAATGAGAAAGTGGTTGACCCGAACTCATAAAATTTTTTCTATTTTTTTGAATCCTACAATAAAACGCAGGATTTAGAAATTCCATCACATCGGACTTCCTTGAGTAACGGACCGCAAATGTCCCGGTGTAGTTTAAATAAAGATGATCAAAGTTAAAAACCTATCTAAATTCTATGGTAAGAAACTCGCTATAGATCGCCTAAATTTTGAGTTGGGAGAAGGAGAAATCGTAGGTCTTCTCGGTCTGAACGGAGCCGGAAAAACCACCACGATTCGAATTCTCACCGGATATCTAATCGCGTCTGACGGGATCTGTGAAATCGACGGAACGAACACTTTCGAAAATCCTCTTGAGGTAAAAAAGAAAATTGGCTATCTTCCCGAAACGCCTCCTCTCTACCCCGAGCTTTCCGTCGAAGACTATCTCAAGTTCGCCGCGAGAATTAAACAGGTTTCTTCCGAATCGATCGATTCGGAAATCGCAAGAGTTTGTGAAAGAACGTTTCTCACGGATGTCCGTAAGAGTAACATCGAAACTCTTTCTCTCGGTTTTCGTAAAAGAGTGGGGATTGCACAAGCGTTACTTGGAAATCCGAGAATCATTATTCTCGACGAACCCGTTTCCGGACTCGATCCGAAACAGATCGTAGAAATCAGAAATCTCATTCATTCTTTGAAAGAAGGACATACGATTCTACTTTCGAGTCATATTCTTCCCGAAGTTTATAAAACCTGCAACCGTTTCGTATTCTTGCATCGGGGAAGAATGGTATATCAAAGAGATAGAAAACAACTCGAAGAGGAAATGGAAAAACTTTCCGGCCTTGAAGTTACACTTTCAGGAGCGGACGCCGAATCCGGTAAAAAATATCTTTCTTCACTTCCAGGAGTGAACGCGGAAAAGATTCAACCGATCGGAGAAGATTCGAGAGGCAATACATTTCTTGTTTCTACCTCTGCGGAAAGGGAATTTAAGGAAAAACTTTTTGCGTCCGCATCTTCTTCTCCCCGTTTGGAATACATTCGCAAACAAGAAGTCACCTTAGAACAGATTTTTATGAACCAGGTTTGAAAGACTATGCTTCAAAATATTAAATGGATTTTTTTCAAAGAAGTAAAAGTGTTCTTCGGAACCTTTATGGCTCCTTTGGTTTTCGGCGGAACCGCCTTTTTGAATTCTCTTTTCGTATTAATTCTGAATTTTAATTCAGGTACGAATTATGTTGATACCACGGTCATCACTTTTCTTTCTTTCATGTCAACGATCATCATCGCGATGCTGATCCTCGCGATGGGAAGTATCACCGAAGAAAGAAACCGAGGAACTTTGGAATTTCTTTTTACAGCTCCAATCACGGATTTGGAAATCGTAGCGGGCAAGTTCGCATTTGGAGCTCTGATTTGTTTTTTGATTTCCGTATTTGTAAATGGTTTGTTTCCGATTTTTCTTTATTCTTTTTGGAAAGCTCCTCTTTACATAGTGGTTTCTGGAACGATTGGGGTCTTTCTCTTGGGAATCTTTTCCTTTGCGATAGGACTTTTCGGAAGCAGTCTTGGTAAGAATCAGATGATTTCACTTCTGATTTCGATCGTGATCATTTTGACTCTTTGGGTATCGGGATATTTTTCGTATCTATTCGATTCGGTTACGAGAAAGATTCTCTACCACCTTCACATTTTTTCGCATTTTATTTCGTTTTGTAAAGGAGTACTGCCTTTGAACGGAATCGTTTTCTTTGTCAGTGGTGCGTTATTCTTCCTTTATCTCACCGTAAAAGTTTTAGAATCCAGGAGATGGAGAGGATGAAAGAATCTGTATTGCTGAGAATTTTTCCGTGGGTTTCCCTTGTTTCCTTATTTCTATATTTTCCGGTCCGAGATAGTATTCAGTCGTCCGTCAATCACTGGCTTTGGATGGGATTAGTATTGGCGATCCTGATTTTAGAGCCAGTTTATCGTTGGTTTCAAAAAAAGAATATTCAAGAAGAATGGAATTCTTATATATCTGCCGGCCTGGGTCTTATTGCGTTCGGAATCTATCATCTTCGCGTATTTTTGGAAGAACTTGCGTTAAAATCTAATTCAGTCGGCTCCGGAAACGAAAGAATCCGGGAAATTCTTTTGGTTCTTCTGGTTTTTTGTGCGATCGGATTTCTGATTCTGACTTTATTAAAGGAGTTGGGAAAGGATTCCGCAGGTGCACAGAGCGTTCTGAAAACTTCAAAGCAAGCCTTGGTGCGTTATTTCATCATGAATCTTGCGATCGTTTTTGTTGCTCTCGTGATCGTAAATTATATTTCCATAATGCGAAATCACAACTTCGACTTGAGCTCCAAAGGCCAGTATTCTTTTAGTCCCACCGCCGTCAAAATTCTAAAAAGCGTCAACAAAGAAGTCGAGGTGATCGCTTTTTATCCAAGACCTCTGGAAAATTCCCCTGCAAGCGATAAGGCCAATTCCTTTTCTTTAAGAAGAATTCGTCCAGACCTGGAAATTTATTTGGACCAATTGAAATCCTTAAGTCCACAGTTTAAGATTCGTTTTATCAATGCAGACGTAGAGCTGGACGATCTTGCCGAATTTGGCCAGGTGTCGAATGGAATCATACTCCTCAGAACCAAAAAATCTTTGGCGGAAAGCGGAAAACAATATGCTGAACAAAGACTTTCAATCCGAGAAAAAAGTGATCTGGAAGATTTGGAACGTAAGATTGTACAAGCGATCGTAAACATTACAACCGAAGAAAAGAATATTTATTTTACCCAATCCAACGGAGAAAGGTTCTCTTCGATTTTTCAGAATCTTCCGAACGAAAAAATCGGAATTTTATCCAACTCTTTAAGTTTCCTAAACTTTAAAGTGAAAGGGCTCGGAATCGCGGAAGGTTGGCCGTCTCGGATTCCGGAAAATACCGACGTTCTAATGATTGCGGGACCGACCGTCGCTTTTTCGAAAGAAGCGCAAACCGCCATTTTAGATTTTATCGAAAAGAAAAAAGGGAAAATTTTTATTACGATCGATCCAAAAGGAACGGAAAATTTTAAATGGCTTTTGGAAAAATCTGGTTATGAATTTGAAAAAGGGCCTCTTTCCCAGGTTCAGGGACAAGCTGGAATGATTCTCGCAAAGTCTTTTAGAAAGCACCCGATCGAAGAAGCCTTAAGTAGAAAGGACATGGGGGCCGTGTTTCCATTTGCCGGTTACTTTGTTCCACAGACGACTCTCGACCCCGGCGGTAAAAATTTAGAAGCATTTCCTTTAATGGAATCCGGTGGAGAATCTATATTAGATAAAAATAATAATGGAAAGCAGGATAACGGAGAAGAAAAAAGGAACGTAATCCTCGGGATGATTTTGAAGACAATTCCAAAGATCCAAAACGAGTCGTCCAACGCTCAGAAAAACCCTTCAACCGGTTTGGACAATTCCAAACAGGATCCGCAGAACAATCTGAATTCTCCCTTAACTCCAAGTCCAAAGGGTGAAAGCGAAAACCTTCCTAAAAGTAAAGATACCGATTCGAAAGAAGAAGGTAGAATTGTGATCTTTTCGGGAACATCTTGGATCACCGATCAGTTTATTTCCTACGGAACGAACTACGAACTCGCTACTTCTTCGATTACCTGGATGTATCAGGATCTTTCTTTGTCTTCTATTCAGCCGAAGAAAGAAGAAATCAATACGGCTTCTC
Protein-coding regions in this window:
- a CDS encoding Gldg family protein is translated as MKESVLLRIFPWVSLVSLFLYFPVRDSIQSSVNHWLWMGLVLAILILEPVYRWFQKKNIQEEWNSYISAGLGLIAFGIYHLRVFLEELALKSNSVGSGNERIREILLVLLVFCAIGFLILTLLKELGKDSAGAQSVLKTSKQALVRYFIMNLAIVFVALVIVNYISIMRNHNFDLSSKGQYSFSPTAVKILKSVNKEVEVIAFYPRPLENSPASDKANSFSLRRIRPDLEIYLDQLKSLSPQFKIRFINADVELDDLAEFGQVSNGIILLRTKKSLAESGKQYAEQRLSIREKSDLEDLERKIVQAIVNITTEEKNIYFTQSNGERFSSIFQNLPNEKIGILSNSLSFLNFKVKGLGIAEGWPSRIPENTDVLMIAGPTVAFSKEAQTAILDFIEKKKGKIFITIDPKGTENFKWLLEKSGYEFEKGPLSQVQGQAGMILAKSFRKHPIEEALSRKDMGAVFPFAGYFVPQTTLDPGGKNLEAFPLMESGGESILDKNNNGKQDNGEEKRNVILGMILKTIPKIQNESSNAQKNPSTGLDNSKQDPQNNLNSPLTPSPKGESENLPKSKDTDSKEEGRIVIFSGTSWITDQFISYGTNYELATSSITWMYQDLSLSSIQPKKEEINTASLTEVQKRVVWILGMFIFPGLIAFVSSVVLIQKRKREGEES
- a CDS encoding ABC transporter ATP-binding protein; translation: MIKVKNLSKFYGKKLAIDRLNFELGEGEIVGLLGLNGAGKTTTIRILTGYLIASDGICEIDGTNTFENPLEVKKKIGYLPETPPLYPELSVEDYLKFAARIKQVSSESIDSEIARVCERTFLTDVRKSNIETLSLGFRKRVGIAQALLGNPRIIILDEPVSGLDPKQIVEIRNLIHSLKEGHTILLSSHILPEVYKTCNRFVFLHRGRMVYQRDRKQLEEEMEKLSGLEVTLSGADAESGKKYLSSLPGVNAEKIQPIGEDSRGNTFLVSTSAEREFKEKLFASASSSPRLEYIRKQEVTLEQIFMNQV
- a CDS encoding ABC transporter permease; this translates as MLQNIKWIFFKEVKVFFGTFMAPLVFGGTAFLNSLFVLILNFNSGTNYVDTTVITFLSFMSTIIIAMLILAMGSITEERNRGTLEFLFTAPITDLEIVAGKFAFGALICFLISVFVNGLFPIFLYSFWKAPLYIVVSGTIGVFLLGIFSFAIGLFGSSLGKNQMISLLISIVIILTLWVSGYFSYLFDSVTRKILYHLHIFSHFISFCKGVLPLNGIVFFVSGALFFLYLTVKVLESRRWRG